One genomic segment of Desulfomicrobium sp. ZS1 includes these proteins:
- a CDS encoding Fic family protein, which produces MNAVKYHDGKFPPAQLDWSRLIPLIGPANAALARYDGVLSALPNAEVLLSPLTTQEAVLSSKIEGTQATMGEVLEYEANERGKVYPEAKRQDILEVLNYRKALCHAMQLLHDIPLCNRLLLETHQVLLDGVRGHGKAPGEFRRIPNWIGPAGCTMETARYIPISADRVPEAMGRLESYMHAEAVPDKLVQLALIHAEFEALHPFLDGNGRLGRMLVPLFLWQSGLIQAPMFYISAFFETRRDAYYDRLLAVSRDDDWTGWCAFFLEGIIRQATENNDKASRVLHLYNAKKSALVEVTHSQYSTHALDWFFEQPIFGSSDFVESAGIPAPTARRILSLCRETGLLKTLSEPSGRKPGVYAFTDLLNIVEGYDAF; this is translated from the coding sequence ATGAACGCCGTTAAATACCACGATGGAAAATTTCCACCGGCCCAGTTGGACTGGTCGCGATTGATTCCGCTCATTGGCCCTGCCAACGCCGCGCTGGCCCGATATGATGGCGTTCTGTCCGCCCTGCCCAACGCCGAGGTGTTGTTGAGCCCGCTGACCACGCAGGAGGCGGTTCTGTCTTCCAAGATCGAGGGCACCCAGGCGACCATGGGGGAAGTGCTGGAATATGAGGCCAACGAACGGGGCAAGGTCTACCCGGAGGCAAAACGTCAGGATATTCTTGAAGTCCTCAATTATCGCAAAGCGCTGTGCCATGCCATGCAGCTTCTTCACGACATACCGCTGTGCAACCGCCTACTGCTTGAAACCCATCAGGTGCTCCTGGACGGCGTGCGCGGCCACGGCAAGGCTCCGGGGGAATTCCGGCGCATTCCGAACTGGATCGGCCCGGCGGGCTGCACGATGGAAACGGCCCGGTATATTCCTATTTCGGCGGATCGGGTTCCGGAAGCCATGGGCAGGTTGGAGTCCTACATGCACGCCGAGGCTGTTCCGGACAAGCTGGTGCAACTGGCGTTGATTCATGCGGAATTCGAGGCGCTTCATCCGTTTTTGGATGGCAACGGACGACTGGGGCGTATGTTGGTGCCGCTTTTTCTTTGGCAGTCCGGCTTGATTCAGGCCCCCATGTTCTACATCAGCGCGTTTTTTGAAACGCGGCGGGACGCGTATTACGACCGCCTCTTGGCCGTTTCTCGCGATGACGACTGGACTGGATGGTGCGCGTTCTTCCTGGAAGGAATTATCCGCCAGGCGACCGAAAACAACGACAAGGCCTCCCGCGTGCTTCATCTTTACAATGCCAAGAAGAGCGCATTGGTGGAGGTGACCCATTCCCAGTACAGCACGCACGCCTTGGATTGGTTTTTTGAACAGCCGATTTTCGGTAGCAGCGATTTCGTGGAGAGCGCGGGCATTCCCGCCCCCACGGCCCGAAGGATACTGAGTCTTTGCCGCGAAACAGGTCTGCTCAAAACTCTTTCCGAACCATCAGGAAGGAAGCCGGGCGTGTATGCGTTTACAGACTTGCTCAATATCGTCGAAGGCTACGACGCCTTTTGA
- a CDS encoding restriction endonuclease subunit S, with amino-acid sequence MNPNLFLADFGHIVNAPGGISRLREMIYNLAVTGALSEQRRSDGDGHALLEEITAKKQALSDAGKYKRSPKLENFRDAYNENLPKVPATWAWSRLVEVGEISPRNEAEDDSTASFASMSAISEMHSSAVTSEDRPWGSIKKGYTHFANGDVVLAKITPCFENGKAAVMVNLTNGIGAGTTELHVVRPIAGVIEPGYIYVFLRSPYFKIVGEGHMTGTAGQKRLPTEYFATRPFPLPPLAEQKRIVAKVDELMALCDQLEAQQLERERRFPVLSRTCHARFAEAPTPDNLNRIFDEVGAVSPADIKRMILTLAAHGKLVAQDPREESATKLLERVAVKREQLLKNGYPNSDEAKSQLRKQHAQHLPEGLQDLPVGWKWATLMQASLLVVDCHNKTAPYVSSGIRLIRTTNIRAGQLNALEPKYVSEATYERWSARCKPEPGDILVTREAPMGEVCIIPQGVKLCMGQRMMLIRLAPDTVDVNFLLYSLMDPELMQRVQDKPIGATVQHLRVGGVETLLVAIPPLAEQRRIVAKVDELMVLVDQLEAQQQERDKLAEAFAKACVASFTGTSQLERPEKMRIFEEAPHA; translated from the coding sequence ATGAATCCTAATCTCTTTCTGGCTGATTTCGGTCACATTGTTAACGCCCCTGGGGGGATTAGCCGCTTGCGGGAGATGATCTATAACCTCGCCGTTACGGGCGCGTTGAGTGAACAAAGGCGTAGTGATGGGGACGGGCATGCCCTGCTCGAAGAAATCACTGCGAAGAAGCAGGCGTTGAGCGACGCAGGAAAGTACAAACGTTCCCCAAAGCTCGAAAATTTTCGCGACGCCTACAACGAGAACCTTCCAAAGGTTCCGGCCACATGGGCGTGGAGCAGATTAGTTGAAGTCGGTGAAATCAGTCCAAGGAACGAGGCTGAAGACGATTCCACGGCATCGTTTGCCTCAATGAGCGCCATTTCGGAAATGCACTCCTCTGCCGTCACTTCCGAAGACAGGCCGTGGGGTAGCATCAAGAAGGGATATACCCACTTCGCGAACGGTGACGTGGTACTGGCGAAGATCACGCCGTGCTTTGAGAATGGCAAAGCCGCCGTGATGGTGAATTTAACGAACGGAATCGGAGCTGGAACGACTGAGCTTCATGTAGTCCGCCCTATCGCTGGAGTCATCGAGCCAGGTTACATTTACGTCTTTCTACGTTCCCCATATTTCAAGATAGTTGGCGAGGGCCACATGACTGGCACTGCTGGCCAGAAACGTTTGCCCACCGAGTATTTCGCCACACGCCCGTTTCCACTCCCACCCCTCGCCGAGCAAAAGCGCATTGTGGCCAAAGTGGATGAGTTGATGGCCTTGTGCGATCAACTGGAGGCGCAGCAGCTGGAACGGGAACGGCGCTTCCCCGTGCTATCCCGCACCTGTCACGCCCGCTTTGCCGAAGCCCCCACCCCCGACAACCTCAACCGCATCTTTGACGAAGTTGGCGCTGTCTCACCCGCTGACATAAAGCGGATGATTCTCACACTCGCTGCTCACGGCAAACTCGTTGCTCAAGACCCCCGAGAAGAGTCCGCAACCAAACTACTCGAAAGAGTCGCTGTAAAGCGCGAACAGTTGCTCAAGAACGGTTATCCAAACTCAGATGAAGCAAAATCACAGCTACGGAAGCAGCATGCGCAGCACCTTCCAGAGGGACTCCAAGATCTTCCCGTTGGGTGGAAGTGGGCGACACTTATGCAAGCCAGTCTACTTGTTGTAGACTGTCACAACAAAACTGCACCGTATGTTTCAAGTGGAATTCGTCTGATACGGACCACCAACATTAGGGCCGGCCAACTTAACGCTCTGGAGCCGAAGTATGTTTCAGAAGCAACGTATGAGCGCTGGAGTGCAAGATGTAAGCCCGAACCTGGTGACATTCTTGTCACACGCGAAGCTCCAATGGGAGAGGTGTGCATTATTCCTCAAGGTGTGAAGCTGTGTATGGGACAAAGAATGATGTTAATTCGACTTGCTCCAGACACTGTGGATGTGAATTTTCTTTTGTATTCGCTCATGGACCCAGAGCTAATGCAGCGGGTTCAGGACAAACCAATAGGAGCGACGGTCCAGCACCTTCGAGTTGGCGGAGTGGAAACTCTTCTTGTCGCTATCCCTCCTCTAGCTGAGCAACGCCGCATCGTCGCCAAAGTGGATGAACTGATGGTCTTAGTGGACCAACTCGAAGCGCAGCAGCAGGAACGAGACAAGCTGGCCGAAGCCTTCGCCAAAGCCTGCGTCGCCTCCTTCACCGGCACCAGCCAACTGGAAAGACCTGAGAAAATGAGAATTTTTGAGGAGGCTCCGCACGCATGA
- a CDS encoding N-6 DNA methylase, giving the protein MNLRSTIKSIQDIMRKDDGVDGDAQRIGQLTWMLFLKIFDQCEEAWEDDAADQRKQYKSPIPEDCRWRNWAKYIEDDNGKKKPRIQASELIKHVNDIVFPGLQQLDIDGNPKAKVVRDVFQDTNNYMKSGTQMLAVIEKLDEAVNFHDIKSRGQLGDVYEQILNDLRSAGNAGEFYTPRAITEFMVKMVNPSLAKRETVLDPACGTGGFLTATIAHLEGQTSKKSSAEDRKAIAQCIRGIEKKQLPHLLCVTNMMLHGIDVPSMIEHRNTLATGWNDWKLTERVNCVITNPPFGGMEDDGVGNDYPSDIRTRETADMFLVLIVKKLLSAKGGRGAIVLPDGTLFGEGVKAKVKKLLMEECHLHTIIRLPNGVFAPYTGIKTNLLFFTKGKPTDTTWFYEHRYPAGVKSYSKTKPLRIEEFDPIVDWWGSESDGFAARTESEQAWKIDFKTLKHEAEAKAKPYWDKAEALNNDASALVNQIKDLRESIKGEKKAAKRSKVEGKITSLNEQIDALRQQAREQQSIGDRHFWPIYNLDIKNPNAPEEETQDPDKLLAKYKALLAEIDKTQAKLKAELSAALAHHSESPESV; this is encoded by the coding sequence ATGAATCTCCGTAGTACCATCAAATCCATCCAGGACATCATGCGCAAAGACGACGGCGTCGATGGTGACGCCCAGCGCATAGGCCAGCTCACCTGGATGCTCTTCCTGAAAATCTTTGACCAATGCGAAGAGGCCTGGGAAGACGACGCAGCAGATCAGCGCAAACAATACAAGTCACCCATTCCCGAGGACTGCCGTTGGCGCAACTGGGCCAAATACATCGAAGACGACAACGGCAAAAAGAAGCCCCGCATCCAGGCCAGTGAGCTGATCAAGCACGTCAACGACATCGTCTTCCCCGGACTCCAGCAGCTCGACATCGACGGCAATCCCAAGGCCAAAGTCGTGCGCGATGTCTTTCAGGACACCAATAACTACATGAAGTCCGGCACCCAGATGCTGGCTGTCATCGAGAAGCTGGACGAAGCCGTCAACTTCCACGACATCAAGAGCCGGGGCCAGCTTGGCGACGTGTATGAGCAGATTCTCAATGACCTGCGCAGCGCCGGCAATGCCGGGGAGTTCTACACGCCCCGCGCCATCACCGAGTTCATGGTGAAGATGGTCAATCCCAGCCTCGCGAAGCGCGAGACCGTTCTCGATCCTGCCTGCGGCACCGGCGGTTTTCTCACAGCAACCATCGCGCATCTGGAAGGGCAGACCAGCAAGAAGTCCAGCGCGGAAGACCGCAAGGCCATCGCCCAATGCATCCGAGGCATCGAGAAAAAGCAGCTCCCCCATCTGCTCTGCGTCACCAACATGATGCTTCACGGCATCGACGTGCCCAGTATGATCGAGCATCGCAATACCCTCGCCACAGGCTGGAACGACTGGAAGCTCACCGAGCGCGTCAACTGCGTCATCACCAATCCGCCCTTCGGCGGCATGGAAGACGATGGCGTGGGCAATGACTACCCATCCGACATCCGTACCCGTGAAACGGCGGATATGTTCCTCGTGCTCATTGTGAAGAAGCTCCTCTCTGCCAAAGGCGGGCGCGGAGCAATTGTTCTGCCCGATGGCACCCTCTTTGGTGAAGGCGTGAAGGCCAAGGTGAAGAAGCTGCTCATGGAGGAGTGCCACCTCCACACCATCATCCGTCTGCCCAATGGCGTCTTTGCCCCCTACACCGGCATCAAGACCAATCTCCTCTTTTTCACCAAGGGCAAACCCACGGACACCACCTGGTTCTACGAGCACCGCTACCCAGCAGGCGTGAAAAGCTACAGCAAAACCAAGCCGCTGCGCATCGAGGAGTTCGATCCCATCGTCGATTGGTGGGGCAGTGAGTCCGACGGCTTCGCCGCCCGCACCGAGTCTGAGCAGGCCTGGAAGATCGATTTCAAGACCCTCAAGCATGAGGCCGAAGCCAAGGCCAAGCCGTACTGGGACAAGGCCGAAGCCCTCAACAACGACGCTTCCGCCCTGGTGAACCAGATCAAAGATTTACGTGAGTCCATCAAAGGCGAAAAGAAGGCCGCAAAACGCTCCAAGGTCGAGGGCAAGATCACCAGCCTTAACGAGCAGATCGACGCCTTGCGCCAGCAGGCCCGTGAGCAACAATCCATAGGTGACCGCCATTTCTGGCCCATCTACAATCTCGACATCAAGAACCCTAACGCTCCCGAGGAAGAAACCCAAGACCCCGACAAGCTCCTCGCCAAATACAAGGCGCTGCTGGCCGAAATCGACAAGACGCAGGCCAAGCTCAAGGCTGAACTGTCCGCTGCCCTGGCACACCATTCTGAATCCCCTGAGTCAGTCTGA
- the hsdR gene encoding EcoAI/FtnUII family type I restriction enzme subunit R has protein sequence MNKKDLSERDICTKFITPAIQAAGWQQHQFREEVKLTKGRVIVRGQIATRIANPNATGGPKRADYVLYGLPNLPLAVLEAKRSIYEIGHGLQQALAYAEMLDAPFAISSNGDGFLIHDRTGITQPISWEVDLDHFPTHDELWAIYQQWKKLTKPEELSLIAQPYHTDSTDKEAHYYQKVAINRTVQAIAQGIQRILLVMATGTGKTYTAFQIIWRLWKSKTKKRILFLADRNILVDQTIQQDFAPFGENMHKITNREVKKNYEIYLCLYQAVTGKEEWKQIYKQFPADFFDLVVIDECHRGSADEDSAWREILDYFTSATHIGLTATPTETKDVSNEHYFGKPLYTYSLRQGIADGFLAPYKVIRVVTDVDALGYTPEKGKKDKHGLFVEQRQYNTKDYDRNLILTQRTEFVARRVWEYLQATDPMSKTIVFCDDQPHAERMRQELVKLIPEAASNRRYVVRITGDDTEGKAQLSYFIDNDEPFPVIATTSKLLATGVDAKTCKLIVLDQNIESMTQFKQIIGRGTRIREDYGKLFFTIMDFKGATRLFQDKNFDGEPVMIYEPKTDEPIVPPDDDNTGSGAARENPSPYGPGGSEGEVEGDGDEGEDTGGGTTGGRVRYVLDDVAVGPGVERASYLDEHGKLITEDYRVYLKGDIQKALRQQFSSLDDFLLRWNEAERKQAVIDELKEHGIPLSILSQAVPNGEELDVFDLVAHVAFDARPLTRKERAEKVKKRNYFAKYGDQARAVLEALLEKYADHGIADLEDPATLELPPFSELGSKTHIRRGIFGSNEAYSKAITELEHALYDRQAA, from the coding sequence ATGAACAAAAAAGACCTCAGCGAGCGCGACATCTGCACCAAGTTTATTACCCCGGCCATTCAGGCTGCGGGCTGGCAGCAGCATCAGTTTCGTGAAGAGGTGAAATTGACGAAAGGGCGCGTCATTGTTCGCGGCCAGATCGCCACACGCATTGCAAACCCTAACGCCACAGGCGGCCCGAAGCGTGCCGATTATGTTCTCTACGGTCTGCCGAATCTCCCTCTCGCCGTCTTGGAGGCCAAGCGGAGCATCTACGAGATTGGCCACGGATTACAGCAGGCCCTTGCTTATGCTGAGATGCTTGATGCTCCATTTGCCATCAGCTCCAATGGCGACGGTTTTCTCATCCATGACCGCACCGGCATCACTCAGCCGATTTCTTGGGAAGTGGACCTCGACCATTTTCCCACCCATGACGAGCTGTGGGCCATCTACCAGCAGTGGAAGAAGCTCACCAAACCTGAGGAGCTGAGCCTCATCGCCCAGCCCTACCACACCGACTCCACCGACAAAGAGGCGCATTACTACCAGAAGGTCGCCATCAATCGCACCGTCCAGGCAATCGCTCAGGGCATTCAGCGCATCCTACTCGTCATGGCGACGGGCACCGGCAAGACCTACACCGCATTTCAAATCATCTGGCGGCTCTGGAAGTCGAAGACCAAAAAACGCATCCTCTTCCTCGCTGACCGCAACATCCTTGTGGATCAGACTATCCAGCAGGACTTCGCCCCATTCGGCGAGAACATGCACAAGATCACCAACCGCGAAGTGAAGAAGAACTATGAGATCTATCTCTGCCTGTATCAAGCCGTGACCGGAAAGGAGGAATGGAAGCAAATTTACAAGCAGTTCCCCGCCGATTTCTTCGACTTGGTGGTCATCGACGAGTGCCATCGCGGCAGCGCCGATGAAGATTCCGCTTGGCGGGAAATCCTCGACTATTTCACTTCCGCGACCCACATCGGACTCACCGCCACGCCCACGGAGACCAAAGACGTTTCCAACGAGCACTATTTCGGCAAGCCGCTCTATACCTACTCCCTTCGGCAAGGCATCGCCGACGGTTTTCTCGCGCCCTACAAAGTCATTCGCGTCGTCACCGATGTCGATGCGCTCGGCTACACGCCGGAGAAAGGCAAAAAAGACAAGCACGGCCTCTTCGTCGAGCAGCGGCAATACAACACCAAGGACTACGACCGGAACCTCATCCTCACGCAGCGCACCGAGTTCGTCGCCCGCCGCGTGTGGGAGTACCTCCAGGCCACCGACCCCATGTCGAAGACCATTGTCTTCTGCGATGATCAGCCGCATGCTGAGCGGATGCGCCAGGAGTTGGTGAAGCTCATTCCCGAAGCAGCCAGCAACCGCCGCTACGTTGTCCGCATCACCGGCGACGATACCGAGGGTAAGGCCCAGCTCTCCTACTTCATCGACAATGACGAACCTTTCCCCGTTATCGCCACCACCTCGAAGCTTCTCGCCACCGGCGTCGATGCCAAGACCTGCAAGCTCATTGTCCTCGATCAAAACATCGAGTCAATGACCCAGTTCAAGCAGATTATCGGGCGCGGGACCCGCATTCGTGAGGATTACGGCAAGCTCTTCTTCACCATCATGGATTTCAAAGGCGCCACCCGTCTCTTTCAGGACAAGAACTTCGATGGCGAGCCCGTCATGATTTACGAGCCAAAGACCGATGAACCCATCGTTCCGCCAGATGACGATAATACCGGGAGCGGCGCGGCTCGTGAAAATCCGTCGCCCTATGGCCCTGGAGGCTCTGAGGGCGAAGTAGAGGGGGATGGTGACGAAGGTGAAGACACGGGCGGAGGCACCACCGGCGGCCGCGTCCGCTATGTCCTCGACGATGTCGCCGTTGGCCCTGGCGTCGAGCGCGCCAGCTACCTCGACGAGCACGGCAAGCTCATCACCGAGGACTATCGCGTCTACCTGAAGGGCGACATTCAAAAGGCCCTTCGTCAGCAGTTCTCCAGCCTTGACGATTTCCTCCTTCGTTGGAATGAAGCCGAACGCAAGCAGGCTGTTATCGACGAACTCAAAGAGCACGGTATCCCGCTTTCTATTCTCTCTCAGGCCGTGCCGAATGGTGAAGAGCTGGATGTTTTCGACCTTGTCGCTCATGTAGCCTTTGACGCCAGGCCACTTACCCGCAAAGAGCGGGCGGAGAAGGTGAAAAAGCGCAACTACTTCGCCAAATACGGAGACCAGGCCCGCGCGGTCCTCGAAGCCCTGCTGGAGAAATATGCCGACCACGGCATCGCCGACCTCGAAGACCCCGCCACCCTCGAACTTCCGCCTTTCTCGGAACTGGGCAGCAAAACCCACATCCGACGCGGCATCTTCGGGAGCAACGAAGCCTATTCCAAAGCCATCACCGAACTCGAACACGCCCTGTACGATCGCCAGGCCGCCTGA
- a CDS encoding ORF6N domain-containing protein, producing MREVQVMLDRDLAILYGVETRALKQAVKRNRARFPGDFMFELTEDEISVLVSQSVIPSRKQLGGAMPLAFTEQGVSSLSSVLTSTRAIEVHIEIMRAFVKMRQFLAHNADIFHRLDHIEKRQIADELKTDERFEQVFKALEDKSIKPKQGIFFDGQVFDAYAFVCDLIRSARRRIILIDNYVDESVLLLLAKRNAGVGMLLTKTISRQLAQDIAKFNAQYPTIEVKEFKLAHDRFLIIDDDIYHIGASLKDLGKKWFAFSKMQMQVMEMLRKAGI from the coding sequence ATGCGTGAAGTACAGGTCATGTTGGATCGCGATTTAGCCATTTTGTATGGAGTGGAAACTCGTGCTCTCAAGCAGGCTGTGAAAAGAAATCGTGCCAGATTTCCGGGCGACTTCATGTTCGAGCTGACGGAGGATGAGATATCGGTCTTGGTATCACAATCTGTGATACCTTCCCGCAAGCAGTTGGGTGGAGCGATGCCCTTGGCCTTTACCGAGCAAGGAGTCTCTTCGCTTTCTTCCGTGTTGACGAGTACGCGAGCGATCGAAGTTCATATCGAGATTATGAGGGCTTTCGTCAAAATGCGGCAGTTTCTGGCACACAACGCTGATATCTTTCACCGCCTCGACCATATCGAAAAACGCCAGATCGCCGATGAACTCAAGACAGACGAACGGTTCGAGCAGGTTTTTAAGGCTTTGGAAGACAAAAGCATTAAACCCAAGCAAGGCATTTTCTTCGATGGCCAGGTTTTTGATGCCTACGCGTTTGTCTGCGACCTGATCCGTTCCGCCCGCCGCCGGATTATCCTGATCGACAACTATGTGGACGAAAGCGTGTTGCTGTTGCTCGCCAAGCGCAACGCGGGGGTGGGCATGCTGCTGACCAAAACCATCAGCCGCCAACTCGCCCAGGACATCGCCAAATTCAACGCGCAATACCCGACCATCGAGGTGAAAGAATTCAAACTCGCCCACGACCGATTTCTGATCATCGACGACGATATCTACCACATTGGCGCATCGCTCAAAGACTTGGGCAAGAAGTGGTTCGCGTTTTCAAAGATGCAGATGCAGGTCATGGAGATGTTGAGGAAGGCGGGGATATGA
- a CDS encoding ATP-binding protein, with product MIATTSDLIAVLRRYNPWWSGSRVQGLPSWRRAVYRDIRSWLDAPPGGRALLLSGARQTGKTTLFLQAIEDLLDQGVPATNILYATFDHPLLKLIGLDALLDLWRDFETRSGGEVYLFLDEIQSAKDWQVWLKHQVDFQKKRRIAVTGSATPLLSESVESGVGRWQTVRLATLSFYEYLQLRGESVDNLPELSSLAVLFDRPEEWFGQVAEDARPLTARFHEYLLRGGFPQSALIPNIVLAQKLLREDIVDKVLKRDMTALFGVRRVLELEQTFLYLCLHDGGLLDVQALCSALEVKKPTVNSFIDLLEATHLVYRLRPFGYGKEVLRGKSKIYLADPAIAPAVMLRGKEMLEDSTQLGHVVETAFFKHVFSRYYQQSIAFSYWRGKKDLEVDIVADIGGRLVPFEVKYRGARVSAGDLRGLTQFCEQRGVKRGYAITRDGADFGVLSLGRDNGVSVLKIPAPLACYWLGQSEVAAG from the coding sequence ATGATAGCAACCACTTCTGATCTCATCGCTGTTTTGCGCAGGTACAATCCATGGTGGTCTGGGAGTCGTGTTCAAGGGCTTCCTTCGTGGCGGCGGGCTGTTTACAGGGATATCCGCTCCTGGCTTGACGCGCCTCCCGGCGGGCGAGCCCTCCTGCTGTCCGGGGCCCGGCAGACAGGCAAGACCACGCTTTTTCTCCAGGCCATCGAGGACCTTCTTGACCAGGGAGTTCCTGCCACGAACATTTTGTATGCGACCTTCGACCATCCTCTGCTCAAACTGATCGGGCTGGATGCGCTCCTCGACCTGTGGCGTGATTTTGAGACGCGGTCCGGGGGCGAGGTATATCTGTTTCTGGATGAAATACAGTCGGCCAAGGATTGGCAGGTCTGGCTCAAGCATCAAGTGGATTTTCAGAAAAAGCGTCGAATCGCGGTGACAGGCTCGGCCACGCCGCTGCTTTCCGAGTCAGTGGAGTCAGGGGTGGGCCGCTGGCAGACGGTGCGTCTGGCGACGCTGTCGTTTTATGAATATCTGCAGCTGCGGGGGGAATCCGTCGATAATCTTCCGGAGTTGTCGTCTCTGGCCGTGCTTTTTGACCGCCCTGAAGAGTGGTTTGGCCAGGTCGCGGAGGATGCCCGTCCGCTGACAGCCCGCTTTCATGAGTACCTGCTGCGCGGCGGGTTTCCGCAGAGCGCGCTCATTCCCAACATCGTCCTGGCCCAGAAGCTTTTGCGGGAAGACATTGTGGACAAGGTGCTCAAGCGGGACATGACCGCCCTTTTCGGCGTGCGCCGTGTTCTCGAATTGGAGCAGACGTTTCTCTATCTCTGTCTGCACGACGGCGGGTTGCTGGACGTTCAAGCCCTGTGCAGTGCCCTGGAAGTGAAAAAGCCGACGGTGAACAGCTTCATTGACCTCCTCGAAGCCACCCATCTGGTGTATCGATTGCGGCCTTTCGGATACGGCAAGGAAGTGTTGCGTGGAAAATCCAAGATCTATCTTGCCGACCCGGCCATTGCCCCGGCAGTCATGCTGCGTGGCAAGGAAATGCTGGAAGACTCGACTCAGCTCGGACACGTGGTGGAGACTGCTTTTTTTAAGCACGTCTTCAGCAGGTATTACCAGCAAAGCATCGCCTTTTCGTATTGGCGGGGGAAAAAGGATTTGGAAGTGGACATCGTGGCCGATATCGGCGGTCGTCTGGTGCCATTCGAAGTCAAATACCGTGGCGCCCGCGTGAGCGCTGGAGATCTGCGAGGATTGACACAGTTTTGCGAGCAGCGTGGCGTGAAGCGGGGGTACGCCATCACCCGCGATGGAGCGGATTTCGGTGTATTGTCTCTTGGTCGGGACAATGGAGTGAGCGTCCTCAAGATCCCCGCGCCCCTGGCCTGCTATTGGCTTGGGCAATCGGAGGTCGCGGCGGGGTAA
- a CDS encoding ABC transporter substrate-binding protein, with protein sequence MLKQALLCLGFLLLFIGPQIGIAGTLDIYYFEYPPYYHQLENGQASGIIVDLARKILASAQVEAKFHFVPAKRILHEIQSDRPAASLGWFKTPERQQFANFSLPIYVNRPAEVFLLRENEHKFRPYDSLEGLLQSGQFFLGRVQGLSEGPRLDAMLAKYEHKTVQVAADTVRLLKMLESRRFDFMLLPPEEVDVLLHAAQTSRDKFMLRAMNDIPQGNLRHIMYSKAVGQDLVRRIDQAILTEIGMLPAGQ encoded by the coding sequence GTGCTGAAACAAGCACTGCTGTGCCTCGGCTTCCTGCTCCTGTTCATAGGGCCCCAGATCGGCATCGCCGGGACCCTCGACATCTACTACTTTGAATACCCGCCCTATTATCACCAGCTTGAGAATGGCCAGGCATCTGGAATCATTGTCGATCTTGCCCGAAAAATCCTGGCTTCGGCCCAGGTCGAAGCCAAATTTCACTTCGTGCCCGCCAAAAGAATCCTGCACGAAATACAAAGCGACCGTCCGGCAGCCTCGCTGGGCTGGTTCAAAACCCCCGAGCGCCAGCAGTTTGCCAATTTTTCCCTACCCATTTATGTGAACCGGCCTGCGGAAGTGTTTCTGCTGCGGGAGAATGAGCACAAATTCCGCCCGTACGATAGCCTTGAAGGGCTGCTGCAAAGCGGACAATTCTTTTTAGGGAGAGTGCAAGGACTTTCGGAAGGCCCCCGACTCGATGCGATGCTGGCGAAATACGAACACAAGACGGTGCAGGTCGCGGCGGATACGGTCCGCCTGCTCAAGATGCTCGAATCCAGGCGCTTCGATTTCATGCTGTTGCCGCCCGAGGAAGTCGATGTCCTCCTGCACGCGGCCCAGACATCCAGGGACAAATTCATGCTACGCGCAATGAACGACATCCCGCAGGGCAACCTTCGCCACATCATGTACTCCAAAGCCGTAGGCCAGGACCTTGTCCGCAGGATCGACCAGGCCATTCTCACCGAAATCGGCATGCTCCCGGCCGGACAGTAG